In a genomic window of Neoarius graeffei isolate fNeoGra1 chromosome 13, fNeoGra1.pri, whole genome shotgun sequence:
- the sgk2a gene encoding serine/threonine-protein kinase Sgk2 isoform X2, with amino-acid sequence MAHNMQSPTASESDVNLGASANPHAKPTDFDFLAVIGKGTFGKVLLAKLKADGKFYAVKVLQKKVILKKKELFFHLQRERCFSEPRARFYTAEVASAIGYLHSLNIVYRDLKPENILLDALGHVVLTDFGLCKEGLEPEATTTTFCGTPEYLAPEVLRKEPYDRTVDWWCLGAVLYEMLFSLPPFYRRDVAEMYDAILHKPLQIPPGKSDSVCHLLHGLLQKDQHCRLGAIADFLEIKNHIFFSHINWDDLYHKRLTPPYSPNVRGPADLQNIDPEFTREMVPNSVSRTPELSTSLATSSSNAFSGFSYVSSENSFL; translated from the exons ATGGCACACAATATGCAG TCACCAACAGCGTCAGAGAGTGACGTGAATCTCGGAGCATCAGCGAATCCTCA TGCGAAACCCACCGACTTTGACTTTCTCGCCGTGATCGGAAAGGGAACATTTGGCAAA GTGCTTCTGGCTAAactcaaagctgatgggaaatttTATGCTGTGAAGGTTCTGCAGAAAAAAGTCATCCTAAAGAAAAAAGAG TTATTCTTCCACCTTCAGAGAGAACGATGTTTCTCAGAACCGCGTGCACGTTTCTACACCGCCGAGGTGGCGAGTGCCATCGGCTACCTGCACTCCCTCAACATTGTTTACAG GGATTTGAAACCAGAAAACATCCTGTTAGACGCACTG ggccaCGTGGTGCTGACTGATTTTGGCCTGTGTAAAGAAGGACTAGAACCAGAAGCCACCACGACCACATTTTGTGGAACACCAGAA TATCTTGCTCCAGAGGTGCTCCGGAAGGAGCCTTACGACCGCACAGTGGACTGGTGGTGCCTTGGTGCCGTGCTGTACGAGATGCTCTTTAGCCTT CCCCCGTTCTACCGACGTGACGTAGCCGAGATGTATGATGCCATCTTGCACAAGCCCCTGCAGATACCTCCTGGGAAATCGGACTCGGTGTGTCACCTGCTGCATGGGCTTCTGCAGAAAGACCAGCATTGCCGGTTAGGGGCCATCGCGGACTTT CTGGAGATTAAAAACCACATTTTCTTCAGCCATATTAACTGGGATGATCTTTACCACAAGCGGCTCACTCCACCATACAGCCCTAACGTG AGAGGCCCGGCTGACCTCCAGAACATCGATCCAGAGTTCACCAGAGAGATGGTGCCCAACTCTGTGAGCCGAACTCCAGAGCTGAGCACCAGTCTGGCGACCAGCAGCTCCAACGCCTTCAGCGGCTTCTCCTACGTATCCAGTGAGAACAGCTTCCTCTGA
- the sgk2a gene encoding serine/threonine-protein kinase Sgk2 isoform X1 gives MAHNMQSPTASESDVNLGASANPHAKPTDFDFLAVIGKGTFGKVLLAKLKADGKFYAVKVLQKKVILKKKEQKNIMAERNVLLKSLKHPFLISLHYSFQTPEKLYFVLDYVNGGELFFHLQRERCFSEPRARFYTAEVASAIGYLHSLNIVYRDLKPENILLDALGHVVLTDFGLCKEGLEPEATTTTFCGTPEYLAPEVLRKEPYDRTVDWWCLGAVLYEMLFSLPPFYRRDVAEMYDAILHKPLQIPPGKSDSVCHLLHGLLQKDQHCRLGAIADFLEIKNHIFFSHINWDDLYHKRLTPPYSPNVRGPADLQNIDPEFTREMVPNSVSRTPELSTSLATSSSNAFSGFSYVSSENSFL, from the exons ATGGCACACAATATGCAG TCACCAACAGCGTCAGAGAGTGACGTGAATCTCGGAGCATCAGCGAATCCTCA TGCGAAACCCACCGACTTTGACTTTCTCGCCGTGATCGGAAAGGGAACATTTGGCAAA GTGCTTCTGGCTAAactcaaagctgatgggaaatttTATGCTGTGAAGGTTCTGCAGAAAAAAGTCATCCTAAAGAAAAAAGAG CAAAAGAACATTATGGCTGAGAGGAACGTCCTGCTGAAGAGCCTGAAGCACCCCTTCCTTATCAGCCTTCATTACTCATTTCAGACCCCAGAGAAGCTTTATTTCGTCCTTGACTACGTTAACGGAGGAGAG TTATTCTTCCACCTTCAGAGAGAACGATGTTTCTCAGAACCGCGTGCACGTTTCTACACCGCCGAGGTGGCGAGTGCCATCGGCTACCTGCACTCCCTCAACATTGTTTACAG GGATTTGAAACCAGAAAACATCCTGTTAGACGCACTG ggccaCGTGGTGCTGACTGATTTTGGCCTGTGTAAAGAAGGACTAGAACCAGAAGCCACCACGACCACATTTTGTGGAACACCAGAA TATCTTGCTCCAGAGGTGCTCCGGAAGGAGCCTTACGACCGCACAGTGGACTGGTGGTGCCTTGGTGCCGTGCTGTACGAGATGCTCTTTAGCCTT CCCCCGTTCTACCGACGTGACGTAGCCGAGATGTATGATGCCATCTTGCACAAGCCCCTGCAGATACCTCCTGGGAAATCGGACTCGGTGTGTCACCTGCTGCATGGGCTTCTGCAGAAAGACCAGCATTGCCGGTTAGGGGCCATCGCGGACTTT CTGGAGATTAAAAACCACATTTTCTTCAGCCATATTAACTGGGATGATCTTTACCACAAGCGGCTCACTCCACCATACAGCCCTAACGTG AGAGGCCCGGCTGACCTCCAGAACATCGATCCAGAGTTCACCAGAGAGATGGTGCCCAACTCTGTGAGCCGAACTCCAGAGCTGAGCACCAGTCTGGCGACCAGCAGCTCCAACGCCTTCAGCGGCTTCTCCTACGTATCCAGTGAGAACAGCTTCCTCTGA